The proteins below come from a single Cervus elaphus chromosome 4, mCerEla1.1, whole genome shotgun sequence genomic window:
- the TOMM40 gene encoding mitochondrial import receptor subunit TOM40 homolog, with amino-acid sequence MGNVLAASSPPAGPPPPPAPPLVGLPPPPPSPPGFTLPPLGGGLGAGAGTGRGSERTPGTAAASSGGTGDDGACGCLPNPGTFEECHRKCKELFPIQMEGVKLTVNKGLSNHFQVNHTVALSTIGESNYHFGVTYVGTKQLSPTEAFPVLVGDMDNSGSLNAQVIHQLGPGLRSKMAIQTQQSKFVNWQVDGEYRGSDFTAAVTLGNPDVLVGSGILVAHYLQSITPCLALGGELVYHRRPGEEGTVMSLAGKYTLNNWLATVTLGQAGMHATYYHKASDQLQVGVEFEASTRMQDTSVSFGYQLDLPKANLLFKGSVDSNWIVGATLEKKLPPLPLTLALGAFLNHRKNKFQCGFGLTIG; translated from the exons ATGGGGAACGTATTGGCCGCTAGCTCGCCGCCCGcagggccgccgccgccgcctgcgCCTCCCCTCGTGGGACTGCCGCCACCTCCGCCCTCTCCTCCCGGCTTCACGTTGCCGCCACTCGGGGGCGGCCTGGGCGCTGGAGCTGGCACAGGTCGAGGTTCCGAACGGACCCCCGGGACTGCGGCTGCCAGCTCTGGAGGGACCGGGGACGATGGGGCCTGCGGCTGCCTGCCCAACCCGGGCACGTTCGAGGAGTGCCACCGGAAGTGCaagg aGCTGTTTCCTATTCAGATGGAAGGTGTCAAGCTCACAGTCAACAAAGGGTTGAGTAATCATTTCCAG GTGAACCACACAGTAGCCCTCAGCACAATTGGGGAGTCCAACTACCACTTCGGGGTCACATATGTGGGGACGAAGCAGCTGAGTCCCACAGAG GCATTCCCCGTGCTGGTGGGTGACATGGACAATAGTGGCAGCCTCAATGCTCAGGTCATTCATCAGCTGGGCCCTGGCCTCAGGTCCAAGATGGCCATCCAG ACCCAGCAGTCGAAGTTTGtgaactggcaggtggatggGGAGTACCGGGGTTCCGACTTCACAGCAGCCGTCACTTTGGGGAACCCAGACGTTCTGGTGGGTTCAG GAATCCTCGTGGCCCACTACCTCCAGAGCATCACGCCGTGTCTGGCCCTGGGCGGAGAGCTGGTCTACCACCGGCGGCCCGGGGAGGAGGGCACTGTCATGTCACTAGCTGGGAAGTATACAT TGAACAACTGGTTGGCGACAGTAACACTGGGCCAGGCGGGCATGCATGCAACGTACTACCACAAAGCCAGTGACCAG CTGCAGGTGGGTGTGGAGTTCGAGGCCAGCACAAGGATGCAGGACACAAGTGTCTCCTTCGGGTACCAGCTGGACCTGCCCAAGGCCAACCTCCTCTTCAAAG GCTCTGTGGACAGCAACTGGATCGTGGGCGCCACGCTGGAGAAGAAGCTCCCGCCGCTGCCCCTGACGCTGGCCCTCGGGGCCTTCCTGAATCACCGAAAGAACAAGTTCCAGTGCGGCTTCGGCCTCACCATTGGCTGA